Genomic window (Pseudomonas hydrolytica):
CCGCAGCCGAGCGCGCCTTCGCCGAGCTGAAAAAAGCCTGATGCAATACAGCACCGCCTTCAGTGATGCATTGCTGGCCCTGGCCTGCGCCGTCTGCGTCGTATGGATCGGCCGGGCGCGCGGGCGCTACGGCGAGGGCGATCAGCCGGCGCTGTTCTGCGCCCTGCTCGGCTTCCTGCTGCCGGCTGCGGCGGCCGGCGTCGGCGTGATTCGTTACGGCTTCGACCCGAGCTGGCAGGCCGCGCACCTGTGGCTCTCCCAGGCCAGCAGCTTTCTCGGCCTGCCGCTGCTCGGCGCCGCGGCGTTGGCGCTGGGTCGCGGCTGGGTCTGGAGCCGGCCGAACTGGGGGCGCATCGTCCTCGGCCTGTGCGCCTTCTTCGAGCTGTTCCGGCAGATGGGCTATCTGGAGGATTACCGCCTGGCGCTGAACCTGGCCAGCCTGGCGCTGATTCTCTACGCCGGTGCCGTGCAGTGGCCACGGCGCGCACCGCTGCTGGTGGCCGGCGCAGTGGTCGGCCTGTTTCTGGCAGCCGGGATGGCGGTCGGCACCCAGGGGTTCATCGGCCCGCTCAGGCGCATCGACCTGTTTCACGGCCTGCTGACGCCGGCCTATCCGCTGCTGGCCTGGCTGCTGCTGCATCTGCCGGGGAGTCCAGGCGAGCAGGCCGGGTAAAGGTTTTGTAAGAAGCGG
Coding sequences:
- a CDS encoding DUF6962 family protein, which produces MQYSTAFSDALLALACAVCVVWIGRARGRYGEGDQPALFCALLGFLLPAAAAGVGVIRYGFDPSWQAAHLWLSQASSFLGLPLLGAAALALGRGWVWSRPNWGRIVLGLCAFFELFRQMGYLEDYRLALNLASLALILYAGAVQWPRRAPLLVAGAVVGLFLAAGMAVGTQGFIGPLRRIDLFHGLLTPAYPLLAWLLLHLPGSPGEQAG